One window of Diorhabda sublineata isolate icDioSubl1.1 unplaced genomic scaffold, icDioSubl1.1 Dsub_178, whole genome shotgun sequence genomic DNA carries:
- the LOC130452107 gene encoding SCAN domain-containing protein 3-like, with amino-acid sequence MSQSKKKCRQYNVDYLKFGFIPSLSNKQLPLCLICNKVFSNDAMKPSKLEDHLRRCHPDKLDKDLKYFQTLKENLQKRPTLDKMFTLTSQRNDDGFRASYNISLLIAKSGKPHTIGEQLILPAVEEVIKTVLHKPAFDIIKKIPLSNNSVQRRIDEMSDDIENFLCKYLQTTHFSIQLDESTLPGNEALLLAYVRFIMDQNIHEELLFARTLATDTKGESIFHVLRDYFIEKEIPLSNIISVATDGAPAMVGRYRGFISFLKESVPGVLAVHCVIHRQHLVAKNLNERLHESLQFVIDAVNRIRSNALNTRLFAQLCEDNDENFHQLLLHTNVRWLSKGLCLVRFFALFETVLEFLDGRYENLKESLLKRKTDIAYLTDLFAKFNTMNLQLQGDSLNLIKTKSVISAFLVRIKMMKQNIGRSEFSQFPNLSQVNCQEDDVPVYVHHLNALYSDFETRFEDILTLVIPQWIINPYGDIEEADISLQEELIGISTNEELKVEFRKGYQ; translated from the coding sequence ATGTcccaatcaaaaaagaaatgtaGACAGTACAATGTTGATTATCTGAAGTTTGGCTTTATTCCATCATTGTCGAATAAACAACTGCCATTGTGCCTTATATGCAACAAAGTATTTAGCAATGACGCCATGAAGCCATCTAAGCTGGAAGATCATTTAAGAAGATGTCATCCAGATAAATTAgataaagatttgaaatattttcaaactctcAAAGAGAATCTTCAGAAGAGACCCACGCTGGACAAAATGTTCACTTTGACGTCACAAAGAAATGATGATGGTTTTCGAGCGTCTTATAATATCTCGCTACTTATAGCAAAATCCGGAAAACCGCATACCATTGGAGAGCAGTTAATTTTGCCAGCCGTTGAAGAGGTTATAAAGACTGTTTTACACAAACCTGCGTTTGATATCATAAAGAAAATACCCTTAAGCAACAATTCTGTTCAAAGACGCATTGATGAAATGAGTGATGATATTGAAAACTTCCTATGTAAATATTTGCAAACGACCCATTTCTCTATACAACTGGACGAGTCAACTTTACCTGGAAATGAAGCATTATTACTAGCATATGTTCGCTTTATTATGGATCAAAATATCCACGAAGAATTGCTATTTGCGAGAACTTTGGCAACGGACACTAAAGGCGaatcaatttttcatgttttgagggattactttattgaaaaagaaattcctctatcaaatataatatcTGTAGCTACCGATGGAGCACCTGCCATGGTTGGTCGATATCGTGGATTTATAAGCTTTTTAAAAGAAAGCGTACCCGGGGTATTAGCAGTACATTGCGTCATCCATAGACAACACCTAGTTgctaaaaatttgaatgaaagatTGCATGAATCTCTGCAATTTGTCATTGACGCAGTAAACCGAATCCGCAGCAATGCGTTGAATACGCGATTATTTGCGCAGTTGTGTGAAGATAACGACGAGAACTTCCACCAATTACTTCTTCACACTAATGTGCGTTGGCTGTCGAAAGGTTTATGCTTGGTAagattttttgcactttttgaaaCTGTTCTAGAGTTTCTCGATGGtagatatgaaaatttaaaagaaagtttattaaaaagaaaaacggaCATCGCGTATTTGACCGATTTATTTGCTAAATTTAATACGATGAATTTGCAGTTGCAAGGTGAcagtttaaatttgattaagaCAAAGTCGGTCATTTCAGCGTTTCTTGTCAGaattaaaatgatgaagcaAAACATTGGACGGAgcgaattttcacaatttcccaATTTATCCCAAGTAAACTGCCAAGAAGACGATGTTCCAGTCTATGTGCATCATTTGAATGCACTCTACTCAGATTTTGAAACGAGATTCGAAGATATTTTGACGCTAGTAATACCACAATGGATTATTAATCCTTATGGTGATATTGAGGAGGCGGATATCTCATTACAAGAAGAATTAATTGGAATAAGTACAAACGAAGAACTTAAGGTAGAGTTCAGAAAGGgttatcaataa